Part of the Acomys russatus chromosome 19, mAcoRus1.1, whole genome shotgun sequence genome, tgtgagccaccatgtggttgctgggaattgaactcaggacctctggaagagcaggcggcactcttaaccactaagccatctctagcCCTAGGGCAAGTACTTTGAAATATTCAATGGCCAGATGTAAAATCAGTGGTAGCACAGCCAGCATGTGCAAAAagctgggttcaacccccagtgctggaaaaatatttaaaaagaaagaaaaagagccagatgtggtggcacacacctttaatctcagtacttgggagacagaggcaggtggattgctgtgagttcaaagccagcctggtctacaaagtgagtctaggacagccaaggctacacagagaaaccttcacacacacacacacacacacacacacacacacacacacacacacaatcctgtctcaaaacacaacaacaaaacaacttgaAAAAGAATATTCTTAGGGTTCGCTGGGTAAAAGTGATCGCTGCCAACCCTAATGACACTGAGTCCAGTGCCCAGGATCAACataatgaaaggagagaaccaattccctcCACAGGAGTACTGTGGTACCAGCATAATTCCCTTAACAGccatataaataaaaaccacaattaaactgggtatagtggtgcctttaatcccagcactcagatctctgtgagttggaagccagcatggtcttcagagggagtccaggtcagacaaggctacatagagaaaccctgtctcgaagaaagaaaacaaaaaacaaaaaaacaaaaacaaaagccaacaacaaacaaaccataattaaatatggctggagagatggctcagcagttaagggcactggctgctctcccagaggacctgagtttgagtcccagcacccagttgGCTCACAGCCACTCACAACTCCAGTCTAggagatctgatgttctcttctggactCCGAAGGGACCAGGCACCCTCATGCTGTAGAGACACATATGCAAGCTAAACACCTATTTACATTAAAGAACAATTACAACAAAAAAAGATCCTTAAGCTCTGTGGGCCACACAAGACTGTCTCTCAAGCTTAGCATTTTGCTCAAATTCTGAAGCAGACTAAGGAGCTGTCCTCAGCTCCCGTAGTGAgagttctggtttctttgaaaaccCAGTtatggccgggtggtggtggtggcggcacatgcctttaatcctagcacttggaaggcagaggcaggcggattgccgtgtgtttgaggccagcctggtgtacaaagcaagtccaggacagtcaaggatacacagaaagaccctgtctcgaaaaacaaaaacaaaaagaaaagaaaacccagttGTTATGAGAACATGCTTtggtttttaatcccaggtgtggggtgtggtgcaGCTTCACACTGTCCACAGTGGCTGACTAGGACTGTCCTGCTCATGGAGCCGTGTGCCTTTTACCAGCTGCAGGCAGTTTACGTTTGCAAGTCTGGGGGCTCTGGAGGGGGGATAAATAGGAGAGCCCTAAGGGGCCTGTGAAGGCTGCAGCTCCCCTGACGCTGctggttcctgttgctgtggttttGCCaagtggtctacaaagggagtccaggacagccaaaaaaaaaaaaaaaaaaaaagttgaaaggGAGGCAGAAGTATAAAAACTCAAtaaaggcctttaatcccagcactcgggaggcagaggcaggtggatcactgtgagtttggggccagcctggtgtacaaagtgagtccaggacagccaaagctacacagagaaaccctgtttcaaaacaaacaaacagacagacagacaaacaaacaaacaaaaaaacctcaataaaatagacacccccccaccccccccacccccgcaaaacaaaaccaaagtgcCTCCAAGCCTCTGCTGACTGATCACACTTCCAGAAGCGGCACCACTAAACAGTTTAGCATTTGATGTGCACCGCCTTACTTTATACACACGCCTGTGCCCACTGAGGGACTCACCAGCTGTGTATCCTTGGTCCAAGGCTTTCTGCTTTCCGACCTTGAGCATCTCCCTGTTGATGTCACAGACAGTGACAAATGAACCACCCAAGGGATCCTCTTCACTCTGGTACTTTTGGGCAATTTCTTCCCAGGATAAATTTTGCTGAGCCCTTAACTGTCTCCTCTGTTTCTGCTGATGCTGTGCCTGAACATAACTGAGGAACCGGAATGCAATGTCGCCTGTGGGCAGCCAACAGAAGGAAAGATCAGCAAACAAAGCCAAGCAAACAGCATCCCAAGGCCCAGAGACGGGCTGTGTGTGAGAACACATGTTCCTACTTCTTTCGACAGAAAGTGGGTCCCTTCTTCCACCCCCCAAGAAGGTGTGTCTAtgttgtctaggctggcctcaactcctGACCCTGCTGCTACGGTCTCCTGAGCCGGGGGCTATAGATGCATGCTCCCATTCCTGTTGAAGCaagctcagttgggagagtgcttgcctagcatactcATGGCTCGAGCTCCGTGCCTAGCATGGCGTACACCAGGCACGGCGTACACCAGGCATACACCAGGCACGGCGTACACCAGGCACGGCAGTGCCTGAGATCCCAGCTCCTGGGGTGGAGGAAAGAACCCTGGGTCACTcacagctacataatgagtttgaaggCAGCGCATGATccctctggggggaaaaaagaaaaaagcacatgcctataacccacGGCTtgggggcaggtggatctttgtgttaaaggcctgcctgatctacacagcaactTAGGATGACACCGTCTCTGGACACCAAGAGGGAAATACACTTTCACACAAGCAGTAAAAGATGGCTGTGTATGTGCAGGCTTTGACTCTGCAGGATGAACTACGTAGGGATCACTGTGCAGCGAGGCCTGTCACACCCACAGGCTGTCATCATGTCCTAACCAACCCAGTGTAGCTGGCATCTTGCTTGGCATCTGTGGCTGCTGTGCTTTGCTGCTGTGTGGTGCTTGACATCAACCTACAATTTGTAGCATGAGCCCAGGCGAGTGCTCCTCCACTGAGCAGCACCTCCGCCAAGCACGCATCCTATTACTGTTGGTGTTGTGTCGTTGTGTGTTTGAGATGGGAgcccatgcagcccaggctgtgctCAAGGTTGCTATGTGGCAAAGGATGACAATTTCTATCCCTTTGGCCTCCACCTTCTGAAGGTTAGGACTGTAAGTGTGTACCTCAGgcggcagtggcgcacgcctttaatcccagcacttggaggcagaagcaggtggatctctgtgagtttgaggtcagcctggtgttcagagtgagttccaggacagccagggctacacagaataTGTCCTGTCTTGAATAcacactctcaaccactgagccatctctccaccttctAGTtctttggtttgagacagggtcttgatctgtagcctatgctggcctcacattcactatggaatccaggctggctttgagtttacttggatcctcctgcctcagcctcccaaatgccaggattaaagTCTTCCTTgacacatactttctttttttctttttttggtttttcaagacaaggtttctctgtgtagccttggctggcctcgaactcacagtgatccgcctgcctctgcctcccgagtgctgggattaaaggcatgcgccaccacgcctggcacgaCACATACTTTCTTAATACTTAATACCGGGGTACTTAGTatgcaacagaaaacaaaggtctACAATATGCTTTCATGCCTGATGTGGGGGTAGATTAGGCAGGAAGGTGGCCTAAATAGATTATGTCCTAAATAGCTTATGTAATGTAAGAAAAGGCTTCTctccaaacagaaggaaagaagattaAAGGCCggacagaagacagacaggctGGGGCAAAGCTCCATGACACAGCACGGATCCACAGTGtatgtgaagccctgggtttattccccagcatggaggagaaaacaaacaaacaacaacaacaacaaaacaagctgggcatggtgccctAGCCTCTAATACCAGctgttggaggcagaggcaggagtttcaAGGGTAATTTAGATTGTTACgcggtgagtttaaggccagccaaggccaaacagtctcaaacaccaaaaaacaacaatgaaaacagatAAAGCAATCATTCAGAAGATGAAATGTCAGAAAAACATGGGCCTTTTATCTTGTAAAATGCTGTTGGAAAGGGCTAGGcacaccaggcgtggtggcgcacacctttgatcccaacagttgggaggcagaggcaggtggatcactgtgagttcgaggccagcctggtctacaaaatgagttccaggatagccaggaatacatagagaaaccctgtctcgaaaacaaaaaccaaaaaagaaaaagaaaagtcccaGGTGCAAAGCTGCTCTGGACTAACGTGTTTACCTCTCCAGAAGTTAGATGCGCACTGGTCTAAGGGTGGGCGGGGCAACCACTTTAACAGCAGGCCGATCCCAGGCAAGGCATTCTTTACCTGTGCCTCCAGCCACATCGAGCAGCTGGGTACCGGTCAGCGggtgcattttcctgatgagcAGATCCTTCCACGCGCGATGGATGCCAAGACTCATCATGTCGTTCATGACGTCATACTTCTTGGCCACGCTCTCAAAAACCTGGTAGACTGTAGGGCAGCACACCATGATCAGCAGGATTCATCTGGGGGAAATGTAAATGAAAGGACAAAGGGACGACGCCTTCCCTCTTCAAAGCGCCTGTCTTTGCAAGGTGATGCTAAGCCATAATGCCCGAGGCCCAAGATACATCCTAACGTTACGTTTTCCGGTCTCATGGTGCTGGAGACTTGTATTTTCTACACAAGAACCCTATCACAGAGGGACTTCCTCAGCCCTCAACATGACCTTGTATCAAAAGGCTAAAAAGTCAGGCtgggctggacgtggtggtgcacacctttaatctcagcatgtggaaggcagaggcaggcagatcgatgtgagttcaaggccagcctggtctacagagtaagtttcagggcagccaaggctaaagagagaaaccctgtctcggaaaaaccacacacacacacacacacacacaaaagtcaggctgggcatggtggcacatgcctgtagtcccagcacttgggaggcagaagcaaacagatatctgtgagtttaaagccagcctggtctacagagtgagtttcagcacagccaaggctacacagagagaccctgtctaaaaaagaaaagaaaagaagaggtatGTGTCATAATCGGTGACCAGTGATGTCATCGACTTTATAGACTTATGTGTGCCGTCACAGATCAGTTATTCAGTTCACACTCAGGTCGGCGCACGATACTCCTGTTTACTTGTCTCTTGGTTCTACATGTGAGTCCAGGAGGTTTCATTATAGCCTGTGGTTCTCAGCTACCTAATGCCTTGACCCTTTGGTAGTTCTtcacgctgtggtgaccccaagcataaaattgcttttattgctactttataactaattttgctactgtaatgaatcataatgtaaacatctgtgtttttctgATGCTCTTAGGTAAGCCCTCTGAAAGGCTGGCtcgaccctcaaaggggtcaaaGGTTGTGCTattatagacaattgtgaacAATCATGTAAGGGCTAGGAACTAAACTGGGTCCTTAAGTGcttttatctgctaagccatctctgcagcctttgttttttgttttgttttttgtttgtgagGAAGGGTTTTGATATGTAGCCCAGCACATCTAGAACTagtgatgctgggattacatctatctaattttttttgtgtgtgtgtgtatatatatttctttttttttcttctgagacagggtttctctgtatagccctggctgttctggaactccctttgtagaccagaggtccgcctgcctctgcctccctgggattaaaagtgtgcaccaccgtgcctggctcatatatatatatatatatatatatattttttttttttttttttttcaagacagggtctcattatgcaactctggctgtcctggaactcactatgtagaccaggctgtcctgaaactcacagcaatctgcctgcttctgccttcccgagtgctgggattgaaagtgtgtgccaccaccatcactgcctggctgcaCTTTTGTATTTATCTCTGTAGAGGCAGTATCTCTCAATAtctgaggctggcttcaaattcacagcatcacagagaaccaccttgcacttctaatcctcctgcatctacctcttaaatgctgggatcacaagtttacaccaccacacacaatttacgtggtgctggggattgaaccgaGCCACAGTAGTgagaggcaagcactctaccgactGAAATACACTCCTAGCCCCTGGCTACCATTTTAAATTGTGAAATTCTTGATGAACCTTAACTATTTCCTAAGAAAAGGATTAACAGTAATCACTAGTGGGAAActgaagagagaaatggggggaggggagggaaatgaCTACACAACGCCGCCCGGCATACAACAACCTCCAGTTGATAAGAGTTAAGGGTCATGTGGTGCTGAAGAGGgggcaagctgggcgtggtggcggacaccttaaatcccagcactcaagaggcagaggcaggtgaatttctgtgagttagagcacagcttggcctacaaatcaagctccaggacagacaaggttacacagcgagtcagactgacacacacacagagacacacacacagacacacagacacacacacacacacagagagagagagagagagagagagagagagagagagagagagagacagacagacagacagacagacagacacccgcCCGGCACACACGGCTGTGTAGCCGGGTatagcgacacacacacacacacacacacacacacacggctgcgTATCAAAACGCTTACAATGTGAGTTACAAAAAAAATGAGATTGGAAAGGGAAGCTGGGTCTGGGAAGGGAGTACTCCTCGGAAGTCAGGACTGTAGGACTACAGGGATCACAGCTCCAGGGCTAACAGGCCATTAAATAAACCCTTAGATGGGTAAAGGAAACCAAATCGATGACCGACAGGTCCCTCCATCCGCCCTCTCGCCCTGTCACCtttgcctcctttctcctcctccgaCACACTCTCAAACCCGAAGTGCGTTTCCGTGGCTCGCTTCTCTTGGGACAAGGACCGTGCACTCAGTGTGGCTCTGGACCAGGATCTGAGAAACCCAGGGAACCTGCAGTCTCCCGTTGCCCGCGGCCACCCTCGGTTGCAGTAGCGCCAAAGAACATAGCTCCTGGGGGCCGCCATCTTGATATCCCGGCGACcgagggcggggggtgggggtgtggagaaCGTCGGGGTGCGTCACCAGCCGGGAGACGGCTGCTGGCAAGGGACAACATTAATGGAGCATACCGGGAAACGCCTGTTGTTGAAGGACTCACGTTTGGTTTAGGATTTGAAAACCTGAAAAGCCTTTCCTGTGTTCCCTCACTGAATTTAGAGTTCATCAAGAATAAGCAGAGCTCGGAGTGAGGCCATATTTCCATCCTGCCAGCCCTTGGTATTACTCCCGTGCAGGAGTGCTCCACCGCGCCCTgcaacttttgtttttctggtgcaGAATCTGGGTGAAATTGAAGCATGTTGTGGTTAAAAGACCACGATTacgtgatttaaaaaaaaaaaaaagttttattttgcaCATATAAAATTGTGTGTTTTGTGGGGGTAGGTATGTGTGAGTGCAAGTGCTTGTGGAGTACAGAGGTGTCAGATATTTTAAAGCTGTCGTTGTGTGGAGGTTGAGCCTAGTGATTTAGGTGCTGGTGATATATGCACTACAATGATCCAACAGTGTCTCatgtgatttcctttttttttttttttttttttaagatagggtttctctgtgtaatcttggctgacctggactcacttttgtagactatgctggcctcgaacttatggagatccagctgcctctacctcctgagtgctgggattaaaggcgtgcgccagctgtgatttactttttaaactctGGAACTAATTTACATCATCCAAAGTGGGTTTGAACTCATAATATTCCTGGTTCAGTTCCATCCTGAGGACACAAACCTGTATTACTCCCACTCATTTTTATGTGGCTTTTGGAATCGAATGCAGGTCCTTACATATGTTTGAACATGTTGTGCCACTGAACTCTATCctagtgctttttaaaatgtatttaattcttgtttgtctgtttgtttttctagacagggcttctctgtgtgtagccctggctgtcctggaactagctttgtagccaggctggccttgaactcacaaagatctgtctgctctacctcttgagtgctaggataaattttttttttgttttgttttttttgtttttcgagacagggtttctctgtgtagctttggccatcccggactcactttgtagaccaggctggcctcgaactcacagtgatccgcctgcctctgcctcccgaatgctgggattaaaggcgtgtgccaccacgcccggtataaatatttttaaattttcattatttgtgccttcttttttttcaagatagagtttccctgtgtagctttggctgtcctagactcgcttatttgtgtctttttgatgtgtgtgtatgcacataccaAGGTCCTTTTGTGGAGGTCAGCAGATGGCTTTTAGGGGTCAGCTCTCCatggctctgggaattgaactcacatcctcaggCTTGAAAGGCAAGCACTGTGgcctactgaaccatcttgccagctcttatcttttattttgagataaagtttcacTAAGTTGccaaagccttgaactcactttgtcacctagaatggctttgaacttttgatctttcaccaggcggtggtggtgcacacctttaatcccagcacttgggaggcagaggcaggcagaactctggaagttcgaggccagcctggtctacaaatcgagttccagatagtcaaggctacaaagagccttgtaaaaacaaaaaacaaaataaaacaaacaaaaaaccttttgatcttccatcttaatttttgtgtgtggaaaAGATAATGTATTACAAACCATCTTGTGCAAAAGCAAGGATAGAAGTTGCTGAGTTTTGCTtgaatttctatttctgttttaattcctttttttaaatgtatattttctgtaaatattCCACAAGCAGAAAGGGTGAAGGATCCTAAGAAACTGATTTGCAATGAAAAGTCTCTTCCTGGTTTTATATAGCCTGACAGATGGACACTACTGCACTGAgattctccttttctctcttccatttttatGAATGACAGAAGGaagattttatgtttaaaaataagatataagggctggagagacggctcagcagttgggagcattgactgttcttccagaggacctaggttcaattcccagcacccacatggcagctcacaactgtctgtaactccaaaaatctgacacccacagacatacaatgcacataaaataaaaataaattatttaaaaaaagatataaaatgataagataataagataccaGGCAACAGATACTGGATTATATGAGGTTTTATTAAGTgagtatggggagagaaagaaagggggcaggaaggggtaccccagagagagagagacagggagagggaggagtacccccgagagagacagagacagggaagggggggagaaagggagtcAGGGAGTAAGAGAGGGAGGacgaggtaggtctgtccttttttACTGGGCAAGGCCACGCCCCTGTGTCAGCTGGGCAGTGACATCAGAGGTAATCAGACTGatgcagaatcctaacattcctcccttttcttttaattaaaattgaggAACGATGATTGTTTTTATGTGAGGCaacttaaagtatataaatgtaggttcattgggagcagcttttggctgccacgtaagggggaagagagaaaaaagcaaaagcaacaaaatgtccagattatacagtgaaggggaaggaaaagctcttttCTGGAAGGTCAGGGTAGAGGCAGGctgtgtcagccatgtcctgcagcaggtagggagcGAGgggtgctgggggaacctggagctttGTGTCCCAGGCCTGGAGCACAGCATTTCAGCAAATGGATTAGGGATAAAGTGCGAAGTAAtggtcttaactacttcctgctgacaggaGGGCGGCGAGAGGGAGtttaaaggctgaaatgttggccaggttccagaagaacaggctgttgattTGCTGTCcggggtctgagaacatctgcagctggggagggcagtgcaggtccagctgggagCACCTGTGGGCAGCTGCTTTGACCATGTCCTGgatgtaggcagtctggcaggatactggaacatatatgtgggcagaaggcaaagttagttaggttagggagaaaattctctttacgcgtacatttgaaactcttgggagagcaaaaagaaaaaagcttgaaaataaggaaagagacaatgttTGAAAATTTGGTGAGAACacaaattttatgtttaataataaaaaataaggcaaTAAGAGAATAAGAtgtcaggcaacagatattaaattacatgaggtttattaaatgatcgtggggagagaaggaaaggggggaggggtaccccagagagagagagagagagacagagacagtggggttggagagagagagagagagagagagagagagagagagagagagagagagagagagagaggttaagaAAGAGGGGTGAGGTGGAGGTGAGTATGTCCTTTTATATAcctctgggcagggccacgcccccatggcaggtaggcagtgacatcacagggagGCCGACTGAAGCAGAGTCTTAACAGAAATTATTCCTCCACACACTTAGAATATGATAATAAAGAACCAGAGATTTTTCAAATAAGAGTCTGATTCctgttttatgatttttgttttttgttttttgagggggtggaggggttgTCTCACTATGTATCACCAGCTGACCTAAAATTTAGGAAAAATCTATCTGACTGCCTCaatatgtatttttactttttttgtttgtttgttttgtttttctttttttttttttttttttttttttttttttttttttggttttttgagacagggtctctctgtgttagccttggccgtcctggactcactttgtagaccaggctggcctcgaactcacagcgatccgcctgcctctgcctcccgagtgctgggattaaaggcgtgcgccaccacgcccggcttttgttttgtttttcgagacagggtttctctgtgtagccttggctgtcctggactcactttgtagaccaggctggcctcaaactcacagagatccacttgcctctgcctcccgagtgctgggattaaaggcgtgtgccaccacacccagctctgtatTTTCACTATTTATaacttatttgcatgtgtgtgtccctgtgtgtgggtctgtgcacatGAAGCAGGTGCCTCTACAGACTAAGAGGGCATTGTTTGGCCCAGAGCTGGAGCCCAAGTGTTTGTGAGCTGTCTAacacttggtcctctggaagaacagctaagCCTCTTAAATTCTGAGCCATATCCGGCCTCTGACCCACACATGCTTGTTCTCCCCCGCCATGATACTGGGGATCAAATCCGCTTTGCCCATGAAGGACTATCCCACTAAGCTATACTGTCtgcttttatttgctttctcttaTACTAGAcacggtctcactatgtggcACAGGCTAGCCTTACGCTTTGTATTTCCGGTCTCTGTTTCTTGAATATTAGGACTACAGGCACGTGCCACTCTGGCTCTCATCCCTTCACAATTGCTAAAATCTCACTCATTAGCTGAGGGAGTAGCTCAGCTGGGTGTAGCGGCGCacccctgtcatcccagcactcgggaggcagaggcaggtggatcactgtgagttcgaggccagcctggtctacaaagtgagtccaggacagccaagataacacagagaaaccctgtctcagaaaaccaaaaccaaccaaccaaccaaccaaacaaaaacccactggtCCTTCTGTGTGTCACGTGGGAGCATCATAAGTCCTCCATACCCCTCACAACCATTTGTGCTTTTCTATTGAAAGCCTCTGCTTGACCAGCATTCCTTACTTaactgtattttgtttctttttattgatttttgcatatgaatgtgcatgcatacatgtacgaACGTtttcacacgtgtgtgtgtgtgtgtgtgtgtgtgtgtgtgtgtgtgtgtgtgtagttctgaGGCTGACGTTGAGTGCACACGTTCTTTTAACGGAACCAGGGTCTCTAGGTGGAGTCACccttttcctcatctctttctcctgTGCACGAGAATTGCAGCGGGCCATTGCTTTCTTCTCGGCTTTCTAGGAACTTTTGTGTAgtgtacgggtgttttgcctgtgcgtatgcctgtgcaccatgtgtttgCTTGGTACCTTGGGAGGCCAGACATCCA contains:
- the Coq5 gene encoding 2-methoxy-6-polyprenyl-1,4-benzoquinol methylase, mitochondrial, with the protein product MAAPRSYVLWRYCNRGWPRATGDCRFPGFLRSWSRATLSARSLSQEKRATETHFGFESVSEEEKGGKVYQVFESVAKKYDVMNDMMSLGIHRAWKDLLIRKMHPLTGTQLLDVAGGTGDIAFRFLSYVQAQHQQKQRRQLRAQQNLSWEEIAQKYQSEEDPLGGSFVTVCDINREMLKVGKQKALDQGYTAGLAWVLGDAEELPFDDDRFDVYTIAFGIRNVTHIDRALQEAHRVLKPGGRFLCLEFSQVNDPLISRLYDLYSFQVIPVIGEVIAGDWKSYQYLVESIRKFPNQVQSFCDLQQRPPKLKPKLPMSLFLCFRKSSRR